A region of the Mytilus galloprovincialis chromosome 1, xbMytGall1.hap1.1, whole genome shotgun sequence genome:
TAAGGTGATAGGTAATTTATGACGATTGTTgagaattgtttttaaattataagagagtgatcttgaaatattttattttattacatttattcatTTTCGAGTTTAGGAAATTTTTCATGAAGCttgattaatgaaaaaaaattatatttaaatcatgcaaaggatataattCATGCCACAATGAAGCCATTTATAGataccaagccactttgacatgttgtttttataacaattatttgatcattattgatatctattttgaataaattttagtAACAAAGTTACTTAATATATAATAGATcaagaattttgtatttttcaatgtCGGATGACGAATTTATATCTTCTACTTGATTATTTTCAACAAGTAACGGCTCAAACTGATACGGTTGAATATCTAAAGTTTGAGAATGGCCATGAAAACTGCTGTCAACACCGTCCATTGTTTAATTTTACAGGAATATGATCGACTTCGTCCTTTTTGAGACATTTTCTCAGATTGTATCCACTGACATCATCACAATCACATGACCGGTATCTCATTAAAAATCAAAGATTACGACAAGCGCTGGATTCTTTGACAATTAAAAGGCCGTTAAATGAGGTTTTGACaagaaaaaattattacaatatgTTATTTGaccaatatttattaattaattaaaaaaaaaaaaaaaaaaaaaaaattgtgtcacgTCTCCTTTAAAGAGTTCCGCATGTAGCCTTTGAATCATCAGCCTCTATTTTGCAacttatttttcaaagaaatgtCTCATGGTTAGCGAAGATTACTTTTACAGGTGTATCAAGTAGATTTGACCAAAGTGAATCTAGTTCATGATGTTAAAGTGAATAAATTAAAAGCACCAAGACAATTATgttccaataaaaaaaacatgcaaattattttttttacatgttttatctgatgGTCCATATATAATACAGTACAGGGTGCTGTTCTCTGTGAAAATGGTCAAGCTGATCTGCTGTAGCAGACtgaatgttgaatatttaattgaGAATCATAAAACATCTACACATTTATGTAGATAAACAGTCCTGAGTTGCTGAGGTCACAGcagtgtacatgtatgtgtttgttgtatcttatatgtatatataataaatcttTTTTATTGCTCTTTCAACTTCAAACATATATGGGATAaattctataaacatgataaaagcacTGATAAAAACTTCATTATAGAATAAAATGACCTACATGCAGTtataaaagtttttatttcataaatgatAAACACTTACTTAATTTCATGTAAATATTGCCATAAGTTTGTTTGATATAAACAATGTGGACATATTATCAAAGAGACAGATCAGCTACGGGTAaacaaccagcagtggcataaaatttgaaaataacaaCATAAATCCATGTTTCATTGTACTTTACACCTTATTACAACTTTACTGGACATTAAAAACTATCCTGTAAAATTGTGACTTCACAGGAAAAAGTCTTACGccacaaaataaaaatgattgttgtatgacatcgaTATTTAGTTTCACAAAATAGATGAAGTGTGGAAGATTTAAAAATAGCGACATGGTATATATATTATAGGATCAGTATACATGTGGACGACATTCACATTGGATTTTTTGCCAGTACATTTCAAATGTCCCAATGTTTATGTGAGAGCTGATTGTTCAATGACATAGTTTACTCCATTTAGTGTTAATCATAAAGAGGAACTTGAAATTGGTTTTATTCACAACTGAGACTACTACCCTGTATATAAAGTTAAAGAAGTTGTATAGTTTCAAATGAACTGTAAAGGAAtttgtccaaataattatgacgtcttgaaaggctattatattatCGATGCAAGGCGTCCAAggcaaaaaatataatagcctttcaagacttcataattatttggactataaaAGAATTGGcactaataattaaataaaaaggaCCAATAGAAAAGTCTATATCATGTATTTCATAGATTGAGGAAATACTACCAATAATGTCATTTggacgaaaaaaaatataaaacttgtaGGATTGTTCATCGATTGATATCAGAGTGTCTCATTGAAGTCTAATCGTGACGCAGGATTGACGCTTTTTATGAGCGAGACACatgaaatacaaattattttgatgtgaaaacgggaaatgaagtctggCGGGACCCGGGAAATTACACAAAAATGACAATTGCTTACagacatagtgtaagcgggatacaggaatctgacaaaacagtaagcaggatccgggatcagaaccccaaATCTCTTTTCTGGAGGCTGCAAAAAGGGGGAGGTGTCTGCATTTTTtatatatcagtttgtttttAGGAGAGTACAATTTTGGAATACATTTAAGTCAGATTTATTTTTATGCAAGCAATAAACATTTGAGCATTACCCTGCAAGAATATTAATGGGAAAGCTGGCTACAAAACCACAAGCCTGTTTGTTGTGATGCAGGAATACCAGCGGGTCTTCCCAACAGGTGGCGTACGAAGTAAACTTCCGTCGAAGTAAATTTCTTTGGCGGCAAATatgaattgagaaaaaattgtgtgtgtgtgtattcttgtctttcatctTGGCAATTTGCTttgtatatatgcctttttgtgcttctttaaaacatatgacgtggctctgtacttatacatccggttattgtgctattgtatttttttttgtattcttatctttcttttttgctaaatgtgctttgtttatatgcctttttgtgattttttgcgatttctttgtttgtttttatagtgtttaTAAAGATTATGGCACACTGTTGACTgctttgtcacttttttttattttttttttaaatctattgtCTGAGGTGTTCGCACATCGTTGtcataatggaatttgatgcgattgtcatatttaagtgagaggtttggctggctgtaaaaccaggtttgatctaccattttctacatgagaaagtGCCTGTGCCGGCTCAGGAGTGTCCGTTCGTTTGGTGCGTagtagagcttttgattttgccatttactaTTTAGTAAGTATTATATATAGcatacaatttcaaatattaccagttcagtatttttgtgattttactttttgttaaataCGTGCTAACTGATCAAATCTCAACAAGTTAAATTTTTTCAATGATTTCAAATTTGTCAGATAATAATTTAGGATATAAATTCCACAACTGCTTGTCATTGAATAAGCTTTAATTAGAGTTGTTTGGGAAGCCAACTTAAGTAGAcaaaaatagcatttttttttaatattaaacaagaatgtgtccatagtacacgtaTGCCCCAATCACACTattattttctgtgtttagtcagtggaccgtgaagttggggtaaaaattctaatttggcatttaaattagaaagatcacatcacagtgaacatgtatactaagtttcaagttgattggacttcaacttcattaaaaactaccttgaccgaaaactttaacctgaaatttgcactctcattttcaatgttcagtgaaccgtgaaattggggtcaaaacactaatttggtattaaatttagaaagatcatatcatagggcacatgtgaaccgagtttcaagttgattggacttcaacttcatcaaaaactaccttgaccaaaaactttaacctgaagcgggacgaacggacggaaggacgaacggacgcacagaccagaaaacataatgcccctctactatcatttTTGATATAAGAATTCATTTTATAATGTCAAAAAAGAAAAGCTctacttttttaaatattaaaagaaatgaatttctgatttatgaaaatgaatttatataaaaaaaaaaaatcatattttaatattaaaagatcATTATTTAGTATTAGAAAATCATTCTTTAATATTAGAAAAGGAATTTTGAATATTAgaaattgaatttttaataaaaaaaaatgtcgtaaagttttgttctcaaccgaccatcattgtcaatttctagacgtAAGTCAATGTGCGAGGCAGAATAATGTTTTTATGGTATCCTTTATTAaaagttcgattggatagatgcctCCAACATACTAACTTACATTAAATTATTAATCTATATAGAGGAAAGCAAAGTCAAAGATAGTGTATGAAAGCTACCCGTCGCACATGCACTGTGTTTTTGTAGGATGTATTTCTAATTGTATCCATCTGCcttttagcctttttcaactgattgttagttgtgctgttacaccactgtcccaggtaagggggaggGAGAGGATCCCtctgacatgtttaacccccgccacattctgtatgtttgtgcctgtcccaagtcaggagcctgtaattcagtggttgtcgtttgaagCGGAGTTGGAGTGACCAGAGAGAATCACCGACTTGCGgcagaaaaaaaaggaaattctAATCAAAAGATCGTAGTCGAACGTGCTGCCACGAATATTTTTCGAATACCCGATCACAGCGGTGACATGCTAGTAGTTGCTTTAGATGAAATATTTATACCATTTGGCAGCATACAGCCCCTCAACACGAAAAAGAGAACAGTCTGGTCCTATAGCCATGACGATTGCTTTTTAGAAGACGTaccaaatatgttgtcaattaaaaaaaaaagtttcttgatTAAATGTTCACTAAGTGAATTATCTGACTAGctcatttttttaacaaagtaTGAACATTTTTTCATTGgctttgattgaaaaaaaatcgatCTGTCTTTAAGTTTAAAATGAGGAATACTAGTATAAGacatttagattttttaataTCCACATCTGATATACAATGCCCACAAAGTAGGAAGTTTCATGTAGTTATTTTGAAGCCTGATCCGGGTTCTAATTGAGTTTTGTTCTCATATGAAGTCGAATGCACCTACAGAATGTTCTCAAAGACAAACAGCACAAATTAACTATATTTCAAAGTTCTTTAACTagactttcagatatattgatgctGTCTGTTCCTTAATAACATACATTCAGAgccattaaacaaacaaaaaaacatgaaaaatagcTAAGGTCAACGTtgactgaaaaaaataatgaaatcacAGCTTAATGATAATTTCTATATTTATAGACTCAccattttagaaaggtttgttataaatcatgtcagtatcgAAGTAGTGACTACTGAACAGATAAGTTGCTCacggactgatagtccaccaacagacttttaaataaaaatttccaATTATGTCAGTTTTTCATATGCAAAATCGGTAGTTAATTACACTTTGGGTCATAGCATTGTACTGTGAAAAATGCATAGTTTGGTCATCTGAAACAGTTTGTGAGCCTGCATATATTGAGCAATTTTAATGTTGTTGCAGGAAAATTGAGAAAAATTGCTATCTTAAAATTTCGACTGTAAAATATCCagaaataatcattatatttcaaacatatttatataacacTTTAAATTTTGCTCATACTTTACGATCATCTTAATCAAATATTACATAGCTTTGAAACTCTTCATTTCTGTAGACCCAAAATGGGCCATTAGCGCACCTTCTTCTTTTACTAGTTTTGTCAAATTTCCGATTGGAACATATTGGTAAGGGTGGATTTGCATGGCGGGTGATGCTTAATTTACCATGCATCCGTTGTCGCTCCGTTTGGAGTTTATGCGATTCTTTCGGGTTTGTTTTATTCCTTCATTTGTATCTTCTTCCTAGATGTAAGAGATTTGAACATtagtatactactgctgcctctTATTTAGTTGCTGATGGAATTTTCAACATATCTGAGCACTAGTTCACGCTCCATTTGGAGTATATGTAATTCCCTCTAATTTGTTTTATACCTTGATTTGTATTTTCTTCGTGGATGTATGAGATTTGAGCATCGGTTAAGTACTGCTGCCTTTTATTTTGTTGCTGACAAAACACTAAACCTGTCTGATTACCACCCGTACTTTCTCATCTTGGAGTTTATGCGATTCCTTCTGGTTTTGTACCTCAATTTGTATCTTCTTCTTTGATgaatgagatttgaacatcggtcaATTTCTGCTGTCTCTAATCTGATTGCTGATATACTAGATGttagtaattttaaaatatgattcGAATAGCATTTGGCAGACCCAGTAATATAACAAATCTTTAAGGATACATATGTAATTTGGTAATCCACTTACAATGAATGCTGATCCAGTTTTTGATCTTTAAGTGAAATCTAAAGGATCATAGAACAAACTAATGATTGTTCAGGATTTTCTCTTTGGTAAATGTCGTGAAAGTATGCGTCGATGTTCCAAGTGATTCGCCAATACCTAATCGCCCTACCAACGagattatattatataattaatagaCAAAACTATGTTGGTTGTAGTTTGACAGCGGGAAAAACACAAGGTCAATATTTGTCATGGAGGAGGTACTGGGTTTTAAATAACTATTGGCTTTTTGACGAAAGATGTTGCATAAGTGTTCATAGCCCCTGAAGTTGTTCAATACCAAAATGTTTGAGTCTCATGGTATAAGTGTATTTatgttgtctttttcattttaagtccATAACTTGTTATGATCCAATCCTTTAGTACCTTAAAATTGTGTTTCCAAATTATGGATTTAGTCCAACGGTATTTGTTGTTGACAATGTTCAGGTCTCCAGTAACAACGTGACCAGCCTTAACCCTTTTTATTTGAAAACTGATTTTTCAAACATATATAAACTTGTAATAATGATTGAAAACACCAAATCTAAACtatcaaaatacatttcaaatttcaattaatCAATATAGTCGTATATCATATTATCCACATCACTATTATAGCATCCATCGATGCATGCTCTGTCTAACACAGCAGTATAATAGTTACCAGCATTTGATACAGTAGAGCTCTCAGAGCCACAAGAATCTTCGTCATCCAACTCTTTAGACAAATAATCATAACATCTGAATTCGTCAACAGCATTGTGAAAAGAGTCGTATACAATATCAGAGCTTTCTCTGCATGAATGTTGAAATTCGGTGGTTGAATGATGCGACTCTAACAGAAATGCATTACTTGAGCTTTTCTTTTGCGAATACCTGAGTCTATCATTGTCCGAAAGTTCCAAATATTCGTCGTCTGAGTAATAGAACTTATCATCGTGTGAATCGTCAGAGATTTCTTTGTCTGAATCGTCGGAACTTTCTTCGTCGGAGTCGTCAGAACTTTCACCAAGACTCTGGTTATCATTCGAGGTGTCGGATTCGCATTCATCACAATAATCATATTCATCTTCAAGATCGGAACCACTGTCATAATTTTGGCCGTTTATTTTAGAATATGAATGCACATTTTTCTTCGGGTGTACATAATAATACTTGCTCTGTTGGTAAATACTAGTATCAACGTAACGATCATCGTGAtttccaaattgaaatatcttactGAAAATCTGACTGAAATAAGAATAAATAGAATTCATGAACATGTTGTTTGTATTTGTGTCTAATTTTGGCTTAGATGCCAAATCCTGTTCAAAATTTCCAAGCCTTAAAATCTTACTTTCATGATTATAAGGTGCGTATCTTAACATCTGATGTAGTGATGGCCTCTTGTGTATGAAGTCTGATGTATTACGGGAATTAAAGCGGTTTGAGGCTATACACTCGGGTTTGTAACTAATAGAAGGAATGTTACTGTTTTGTTGGACAACTGGAAAATGCAAATTCTCTAGCGGAATAGCATTTATTTCCATTCCCATGTCAACTGATTTTAAAGGTTTCATATTTAGGTAGTGTTTTGTTTTTTCGGATTCTGATTTTAAGATTATAGAAGTTGAATCGGGCTTGATTGTAGCGCATGGACTTCCTTTGATAGTTTCGACCGGTTTTATATGTTGATCATTGCACTCTAACTTTTTGTTGTCACTTGATATGCAATCTGTAATGCATTCGATATGATTATTTGAATGGCTTTGAACAACTGGCACAGTAAATATATCCTTATTCATATCTTTTGGGTCACTTGTATCTTGGATTTGGATGCTGTCAACCTTGCTATGCCAAACACCTCCAGGATTTTTACCTTTCAATATATGTACATCGGTACCTCCGTTTGTCGAAGAGCGTTTCCTTGAATCTATGCTATAGGTGATATAAACTGAAATTTCTGTACATTTCCTTAATTTTTCAAGGTGCCTGAATATCCACAATCTCCTATTATCTGCTGTCCACCATTTTCCATTCTCCTTCATGACACTTATATTTGGAATGCTGCCAATGTTAATTTTTCCCTCGGCTAAATCATCAAGTGTTTCTCCGATAGTTGTATTTGCATGCCTCGTACATCTCCCAAAGTTGCTACTAATTGATGCTTGTGTAAAGTAAATTTCAGACGGTCGCAACTTCATCGTTTACGGACTCgtaatcaataatattaaaacaaatacaaacagtCGGACACCATGCAACAGATATATACGAGTTCTCAGAATTGAAAGctgtactttcattttcaatttaagaatatgcactgaacaaaaataaaagaaaaaaatagaatgaAAACCCAACAAACGATAAATTACTTAAGTGAACAGTCACACTCTGTTTGACTGGTTTGATATCTAGCATAATAAGTGATAAGgtcaataattgttttttatttgagaCCTCAAAAACAGAAACCTATTGGATATGTGCCAGAAGTACGAGACGAGATATAATAAGTATATGTATAGTATACTGAATACACTATCGTTAGTATATACATATCTTTAAAACAAATCTTGTTTGAAATTCGTATCTGTGCAGCGTACTTATAACAGACGATGgcacatacaaaatatatataatatttgagaTACAACCTTACCTAATAAGTTTACCATGTTAATGGGGGAAAATTGTGAATCAAACAAGGTATTTGAGTTTGAACAGTCAAGTTCATCATAATCATCGTTAAtgcttttgaatgaaattaatcccataatacaacagaaaaaaatagttcacagaaatttcaaatatatattttaagcgAATAATGAAGTACATCATTAGAACTaaaactgtctatcaatcatgtaACGTAAGGgatgtgacaaaaaaaaaataattgaattaaacaaacaaaataaattagaTTAGCCAGTCTTCTTTTGGCAACCGAGATAAACTATTGTGAAGAAAGTATTCGACAATATTCCATATTTAGGAACATATCATTATACACtgatttgatttgtttaacattttgagTCCCATTAGAAAATGAGGATGAATTAGTTACTTGTGGTCCCCTCAAAGAGTTGTAACAATGGCATTTTACACGGAGAGAGTGTAATATGGATACTTATATGTCCAGTCTTCAAAATGTTGTAGCTAGATCAGATGCttcgagagagagagagagagagagagagagagagagagagagagagagagagagagagagagagagagagagagcatcTGATCTAGCTACAACATTTTGAAGACTGGACATATAAGTATCCATATAACAATTTTGCTGCGTCTTGATTGACCTTCATTAGAAACGACAAAAAACGAACATGTTAATGTTAAGTATGtgtatatacttttaaaatgagCTAAATGAACAAAACGGAACTTAAAAGAATACACAAAACCAAACAAGGTCAACGCTGATTGGGGTAGTTTGAGtttcttttaaattcatcatGTTAGATGCAGGGTATATACAGTCCACATACAGCAGCATGGACTCAGTGTTAGTTAATATATagaacatttaaaaaagtataaGGGCGTGTCCGTCATATATCAAATGATTTAAGCTCACTTTTTATGCTACGTATTATTACAAGTCTGAGGGTGCAAAATGGAGAGAGAAAAACAGATAACTATTATTTATATAACCAATGCTGTCATGATAATTTACTGATTATTGTACACAAATGTTTTTGTAaagagtaaaaagtaaaaacacaaaaatactgaacttagaggaaaatcaatttggaaagtccataatcacatggaaatttcaaataacaaaacgcatcaaaacgaatggacaagaactgtcatattcctgacttggtacaggcattttcaaatgtagaaaatggtggattaaacctggttttatagcgctaaccctctcactttggtgacagtctcatcaaattccgttatatttacattgatgcgttaactaaacagacacaataaataaatattcaaaatatgggtacatcagtcatcatcgtataacaattttaaaagggacaatttaacagaacacaaaaacatctatctacaaacacattcattgatttgtgtgcctgacgtcagaaaattttatacgtcacataaatttgtcgttcaatgtgcatgcaaacaattttaaattttacataggcaatgttaacaatatatataaaatttataagaatccacaaatagtaaaCGAATTTTAGTGATTCAGGCGTAATACCATTAGCGGTAATCTTCGAGACTTAAATGTgtgaaaatcaaaagcttattaaaaatggacaaaatgcacttctggcgtattaaaaattttaaacttgttgtcTTTTGTTAGcttttattcgtgtgtttctttgtcaattgtgttctcctatttatttatattgtagtcctgtaatgttgtgttgtcattttaatgttatatttcacatggtcataaaagagggaggtttgacatgccacaaaaccaggttcaacccaccattttttcctttaaaaatgtcctgtaacaagtcagaaatatggccattgttatattatagttcgtttctgtgtgtgttacattttaacgttgtgtttccgttgtgtcgtttgttttctcttatttttgagtgtgaattcacattactataagacgtgtcacgatacttatctatcccaaattcatgtatctggttttgatgttatatttgttattcttaaaggattttgtctaatgcttagtccggtTCTGTGTtcgtgtgtgtgttacattttaatgttgtgtcgttgttcgtttatatttaatgcgtttccctcagttttagtttgttaccccgattttgtttttttagtccatggatttatgagttctgaacagcggtatactactgttgcctttatcaaaCTAATGAAGAGCTTATTAActtacaatacccttcccttttcacggatgtgacctaccgaattagactatttaccggatttgtaataacataagcaacacgactgatgccacatatggagcaggatctgctcacccttccggagcacctgagatcaccccaagttttgggtgtggttcgtgttgcttagtcttaagttttctatgttgtgtcttctgtacttttatttgttactttgtcttttcatttttagccatggcgttgtcagtttaatttcgatctatgagttagACTAtctggtttctttcgtccctcttttacaaataatATGCAACATTTtcctatatatattaaaaaaaattaaaatgtgtgttcaaacataattttatactagtatatagatgttgtaaaaactatatattaaaaaatgaataaacaattGTACATCGAAACTCGGACAAAGAATTAGGGTTTTGAATGTAGAAGATTACCGGTGCTCGAACGACAACGTATGAAACATACACAGCCCAGTAGTACCGTTGAAGAACAAATGGTGAATTTAGTTTTTATGTGGATTTTCATGTTCTGAACAAGAAAACTGAGCCTCTTTTATTTGGAATTCCACACATGTGTGACCTTATGTATACGTAATCTGATGTTAAGCCTGAACTGTATTTAACGATCGATCTCTGTTTAGACCTTGCCACAAAATGCCAGAAGGCATTCATCACACACGAGAGAGTATATGAATTCATGACTAGCATTAAATTGATATGATGAATTTACCAAATGAAGTTCCAGTGTTAAAGGATCAAAGTGCTGAAAATTCGAAATATCAAAATTGCCTTAGCTAACATaaatactttataatttttttcgaaaaatctTGTAAGGCAAAATATTACTAATATAGATATTTTGTATTGGAATTTACATGTCGTGCTCCTCCTTCCCTTTTAGAAAAATGTGAGATTAAACTGGACATTTGTCTTTCCAGATTATGACACGCTATTCATGCTTTAAGTGGATGCACCTGAATATTCTATGGAATATGCGCGGTGTCAGATTCAAAATGGAATAGAGCACCCAATGGTTATAGCGGATGATATTTGCGTTGTTCTGAACTTAAATGACATATTACTGTATTAGCTCTAGTTGCTTGTATGTAGCAATTTGAACATTACATGGTTAATCTTGACAATATCTGTGAAGTACCTGCAGAAAATGAAAGACTGTAGATGACTGTAAAGGTCGTCGAGGAAGACGGAGTATATTACTCCATAAATACAATTTCAAGATTATACACCGTATAGGCATAACAAATATTATTATCGATTTTCTGACAACAGTATACAAACTCAACACCGACAAATTAAACCAACTTTGGCATAACAAgtgtacaaataaaataaaaaagagtaCACTGAAACGGTATTTTCTAAAAAGAAAGTGAGGAGATTATAATTGCAAAATGTACAACAAGTCATATTCCAGAACTAGaactaataattatcaaaggtacaaatcttataatttaatacgcgaGTCGCGCGttgcgtctacataagactcattgattgacgctcagatcaaaacaattataaagccaaacaagtacaaagttgcagagcattgagaaccaataattccaaaacgttgtgccaaatacggctaaggtaatctatgcctgctAGAAGAAAACTAAAGATTTATTG
Encoded here:
- the LOC143054054 gene encoding uncharacterized protein LOC143054054, with product MKLRPSEIYFTQASISSNFGRCTRHANTTIGETLDDLAEGKINIGSIPNISVMKENGKWWTADNRRLWIFRHLEKLRKCTEISVYITYSIDSRKRSSTNGGTDVHILKGKNPGGVWHSKVDSIQIQDTSDPKDMNKDIFTVPVVQSHSNNHIECITDCISSDNKKLECNDQHIKPVETIKGSPCATIKPDSTSIILKSESEKTKHYLNMKPLKSVDMGMEINAIPLENLHFPVVQQNSNIPSISYKPECIASNRFNSRNTSDFIHKRPSLHQMLRYAPYNHESKILRLGNFEQDLASKPKLDTNTNNMFMNSIYSYFSQIFSKIFQFGNHDDRYVDTSIYQQSKYYYVHPKKNVHSYSKINGQNYDSGSDLEDEYDYCDECESDTSNDNQSLGESSDDSDEESSDDSDKEISDDSHDDKFYYSDDEYLELSDNDRLRYSQKKSSSNAFLLESHHSTTEFQHSCRESSDIVYDSFHNAVDEFRCYDYLSKELDDEDSCGSESSTVSNAGNYYTAVLDRACIDGCYNSDVDNMIYDYID